A window of the Bombus huntii isolate Logan2020A chromosome 8, iyBomHunt1.1, whole genome shotgun sequence genome harbors these coding sequences:
- the LOC126869053 gene encoding homeodomain-interacting protein kinase 2 isoform X14 — protein MTAHSKQVTNAANGGGGSNPQGDGDYQLVQHEVLYSMTNQYEVLEFLGRGTFGQVVKCWKKGTNEIVAIKILKNHPSYARQGQIEVSILSRLSQENADEFNFVRAYECFQHKSHTCLVFEMLEQNLYDFLKQNKFSPLPLKYIRPILQQVLTALLKLKQLGLIHADLKPENIMLVDPVRQPYRVKVIDFGSASHVSKAVCNTYLQSRYYRAPEIILGLPYCEAIDMWSLGCVVAELFLGWPLYPGSSEYDQIRYISQTQGLPTEHMLNNASKTTKFFYRDMDSTYPFWRLKTPEEHEAETGIKSKEARKYIFNCLDDIGQVNVPTDLEGGQLLAEKADRREFIDLLKRMLTMDQVERRITPGEALNHAFVTLAHLVDYAHCNNVKASVQMMEVCRRAGDFTASPAHHQAPPAPQPPPPTSLVANFVPTTNGSAVTFTFNNQLTNQVQRLVREHRTAQTGYDNLYQIYSNSSRRATQYSSSSSGSNSGRSGVHDFPHQLVPGLLCHPPSYQTMPSPAKHVVVAQPPQAQQGPLQIQPSIISQQAVAAAAAAAQQQYAAVPVSMVETGRQMLLTNAVQTSWPGGSRQMAAIVPSWQQLPPQHAAIQQPLLSDAGDWGRPLIVDSSAILQDQRPVFPVTEVYNTSALVEHPPQGWGKRSVTKHHQHHVTVPQQSQHRHEHKKETQQLSPVKKRVKESTPPSNTRRHSPSSGHWQQQPMQQHHHSSKHSSSHNVEHHQVTSGRQQTITIHDTPSPAVSVITISDSDDETPGKCCGDQQCGACQNLATRLSGDGHPVREEVIRSTQSTPRAVQPIQQTHSSSQSHTNGHATTHSTSQRSQRKNIISCVTVGDSDGEASPGRAHNHLYQHLPQHAQHQQTTQLIKHEPQQQHHVSSSSSGYSSQSQKKRLLAKVQSECNMVNVATKPEPGVEYLAPHPCHAPACKEPPTYQDDAYDMHDYFLQYVTTSSAHPHLQEQHIVYTTGTDKRVSWPGKRAEYKHEYVQPPAAHSRDHQKWAVANTVHQYRQSQVVGSAAHPGHTHSHHGHPAHLSPGGGGGGRSPAGGPVIGSAQHLGQPLYQEYAHVRSRAHAVPPPVYVTAAPSQAPTAIQQQQVPTYQGFTPGWVPRHLVDACISSPLTLYDSSRALPPPAHHSSARPLLASHAAHPLPAHMQPTAVYGLAPLSPAKHQYQPSGLWFTE, from the exons ATGACGGCACATAGCAAGCAAGTAACCAACGCTGCCAATGGAGGCGGTGGCAGCAACCCCCAAGGGGATGGAGATTACCAGTTGGTACAGCACGAGGTTCTCTATTCTATGACTAATCAATATGAAGTCCTCGAGTTTTTGGGCAGAGGTACTTTTGGACAG GTCGTAAAATGCTGGAAAAAGGGAACCAATGAAATAGTTGCCATCAAAATTCTGAAGAACCATCCATCTTATGCGCGCCAAGGGCAGATTGAG GTCTCCATCCTGTCTCGACTCAGTCAGGAAAATGCGGATGAGTTCAACTTTGTGCGCGCTTATGAGTGCTTTCAGCACAAATCCCATACCTGCTTGGTCTTTGAGATGTTAGAACAGAATCTGTATGATTTCCTGAAACAGAATAAATTTTCACCCCTACCCCTCAAATATATCAGACCGATTCTTCAACAAGTACTCACCGCTCTTTTGAAACTTAAG CAATTGGGGTTAATTCACGCAGACCTTAAGCCTGAAAACATTATGTTGGTGGATCCAGTTCGTCAGCCTTATCGTGTAAAAGTTATTGATTTTGGGTCAGCTTCCCATGTATCTAAAGCTGTCTGCAACACGTATTTACAATCGCGATACTACCGTGCACCTGAAATTATACTTGGACTTCCATATTGTGAAGCAATAGATATGTGGTCGCTCGGCTGTGTGGTTGCCGAATTGTTTTTAGGATGGCCTCTATACCCTGGTAGTTCAGAATACGATCAGATTCGATACATAAGTCAGACGCAAGGCCTACCAACGGAACACATGTTAAACAATGCCAGCAAAACAACAAAATTCTTTTACAGAGACATGGACA GTACATATCCATTTTGGCGATTAAAAACACCGGAAGAGCATGAGGCTGAAACTGGTATTAAATCAAAGGAAGCGAGgaagtatatttttaactGTCTAGATGATATTGGTCAAGTTAATGTCCCGACTGATTTGGAGGGTGGTCAACTTTTGGCAGAAAAAGCAGATAGAAGAGAGTTCATTGACCTCTTGAAGAGGATGCTCACAATGGACCAGGTA GAGCGCCGCATAACACCTGGGGAGGCTCTGAACCATGCCTTTGTTACGCTGGCCCATTTAGTCGATTATGCACATTGTAACAATGTTAAGGCTTCCGTCCAAATGATGGAGGTTTGCCGACGAGCTGGCGACTTCACTGCAAGTCCAGCACATCATCAAGCTCCTCCAGCACCTCAACCACCACCACCAACATCATTGGTAGCTAATTTCGTGCCGACGACAAATGGTAGTGCCGTAACTTTCACCTTCAACAACCAGTTGACCAATCAAGTACAGCGATTGGTTAGGGAACATCGGACTGCGCAAACAGGATATGATAATCTG TATCAAATATACAGTAACAGTAGTCGCCGTGCGACTCAGTACAGTAGCTCGTCAAGTGGATCAAATAGCGGACGAAGTGGAGTGCACGACTTTCCACATCAATTGGTGCCTGGTCTACTTTGTCATCCACCCAGTTATCAGACGATGCCAAGTCCTGCAAAACACGTAGTTGTTGCTCAA CCTCCACAAGCGCAACAAGGTCCGTTACAAATCCAACCATCGATTATATCGCAGCAGGCTGTTGCTGCTGCAGCTGCAGCTGCCCAACAACAGTATGCAGCAGTTCCCGTATCTATGGTGGAAACTGGACGACAAATGTTACTAACC AACGCTGTACAAACCTCTTGGCCTGGTGGAAGTCGTCAAATGGCCGCTATCGTACCATCTTGGCAGCAGTTACCACCGCAACATGCAGCCATACAGCAGCCATTACTGAGTGATGCCGGAGATTGGGGAAGGCCTCTTATTGTCGATAGCTCTGCTATTCTACAG GATCAGAGGCCAGTATTTCCTGTCACGGAAGTATACAATACCAGTGCCCTTGTTGAGCATCCTCCTCAAGGTTGGGGCAAGCGTAGTGTTACGAAACATCATCAACATCATGTAACTGTACCTCAGCAGTCTCAACATAGGCACGAGCATAAAAAGGAAACGCAGCAGTTAAGTCCAGTGAAAAAGAGGGTAAAAGAAAGTACTCCACCGAGCAACACGAGACGGCATTCACCTTCCAGCGGTCATTGGCAACAGCAACCCATGCAGCAACACCATCACAGCAGCAAACACAGCAGTAGTCATAATGTAGAACACCATCAAGTTACATCTGGTCGGCAGCAAACTATTACAATTCACGATACACCATCACCAGCAGTTTCTGTTATCACGATAAGTGATAGCGACGATGAAACACCGGGCAAGTG CTGTGGAGATCAGCAATGTGGAGCCTGTCAAAATTTGGCAACTCGCCTGTCTGGCGATGGACATCCAGTCCGCGAGGAAGTCATTCGAAG TACGCAGTCAACACCACGCGCGGTTCAACCAATACAGCAAACCCATTCAAGTAGTCAGTCGCATACTAACGGCCACGCAACAACGCATAGTACATCTCAAAGATCGcaacgaaaaaatattatcagtTGTGTAACTGTCGGTGACAGCGATGGCGAAGCTAGTCCAGGTCGAGCGCATAATCATCTATACCAACATTTACCGCAACATGCTCAGCATCAACAAACTACGCAGTTAATTAAACACGAACCCCAACAGCAACATCACGTCAGCAG TAGCAGTTCTGGATATTCGTCTCAATCGCAAAAGAAACGTTTATTGGCCAAAGTACAGTCCGAATGCAATATGGTGAATGTTGCGACAAAACCGGAGCCCGGCGTTGAGTACCTTGCACCACATCCGTGTCACGCGCCAGCCTGTAAAGAGCCACCGACCTATCag GATGATGCCTATGACATGCATGACTACTTCTTGCAGTATGTGACCACGAGTAGCGCGCATCCTCACCTTCAAGAGCAACACATTGTGTATACGACCGGCACGGACAAGCGGGTATCATGGCCTGGAAAGAGAGCTGAATACAAACACGAGTACGTTCAACCACCGGCTGCTCATTCCAGAGACCACCAGAAATGGGCGGTAGCGAATACTGTGCATCAGTATAG GCAGAGTCAGGTGGTGGGTTCGGCAGCCCATCCGGGACATACCCACAGTCACCATGGGCATCCGGCCCACCTCAGTCCTGGGGGCGGTGGCGGGGGCAGAAGTCCTGCAGGGGGGCCTGTAATAGGAAGTGCCCAGCATCTGGGACAGCCCCTGTACCAGGAGTACGCCCATGTGCGTTCAAGAGCCCATGCCGTGCCACCCCCGGTATACGTAACGGCCGCGCCTTCTCAGGCTCCCACTGCTATCCAGCAGCAACAAGTGCCCACCTATCAGGGATTCACACCCGGGTGGGTACCTAGACACCTAGTTGATGCATGCAT CTCGTCTCCATTAACGTTGTATGATTCTAGTCGAGCGTTGCCACCACCAGCTCATCACAGCTCGGCCAGACCGTTGCTGGCAAGTCATGCAGCGCATCCACTGCCTGCACATATGCAGCCAACAGCCGTTTATGGATTGGCCCCACTTTCACCGGCAAAACATCAATATCAACCTTCTGGTTTGTGGTTCACCGAGTAA
- the LOC126869053 gene encoding homeodomain-interacting protein kinase 2 isoform X3: protein MPFESRWPESAWNHTKAHGMCDMFIQTQQTSSVNGSSSSSSSSSNNTVHHHSKKRKLEYNVSQPVIQHALVQSTGDYQLDNTGLQQRYSVNGANTAFSSLHNNNALQKSSPNQQTLVRASTIKLLDTYQRCGQKRKTWSREGNGDGLAVHSANATNAVGSTVVSQHHNQQQQQLQQQQQQQQQQQHKQTGMTAHSKQVTNAANGGGGSNPQGDGDYQLVQHEVLYSMTNQYEVLEFLGRGTFGQVVKCWKKGTNEIVAIKILKNHPSYARQGQIEVSILSRLSQENADEFNFVRAYECFQHKSHTCLVFEMLEQNLYDFLKQNKFSPLPLKYIRPILQQVLTALLKLKQLGLIHADLKPENIMLVDPVRQPYRVKVIDFGSASHVSKAVCNTYLQSRYYRAPEIILGLPYCEAIDMWSLGCVVAELFLGWPLYPGSSEYDQIRYISQTQGLPTEHMLNNASKTTKFFYRDMDSTYPFWRLKTPEEHEAETGIKSKEARKYIFNCLDDIGQVNVPTDLEGGQLLAEKADRREFIDLLKRMLTMDQVERRITPGEALNHAFVTLAHLVDYAHCNNVKASVQMMEVCRRAGDFTASPAHHQAPPAPQPPPPTSLVANFVPTTNGSAVTFTFNNQLTNQVQRLVREHRTAQTGYDNLYQIYSNSSRRATQYSSSSSGSNSGRSGVHDFPHQLVPGLLCHPPSYQTMPSPAKHVVVAQPPQAQQGPLQIQPSIISQQAVAAAAAAAQQQYAAVPVSMVETGRQMLLTNAVQTSWPGGSRQMAAIVPSWQQLPPQHAAIQQPLLSDAGDWGRPLIVDSSAILQDQRPVFPVTEVYNTSALVEHPPQGWGKRSVTKHHQHHVTVPQQSQHRHEHKKETQQLSPVKKRVKESTPPSNTRRHSPSSGHWQQQPMQQHHHSSKHSSSHNVEHHQVTSGRQQTITIHDTPSPAVSVITISDSDDETPGKCCGDQQCGACQNLATRLSGDGHPVREEVIRSTQSTPRAVQPIQQTHSSSQSHTNGHATTHSTSQRSQRKNIISCVTVGDSDGEASPGRAHNHLYQHLPQHAQHQQTTQLIKHEPQQQHHVSSSSGYSSQSQKKRLLAKVQSECNMVNVATKPEPGVEYLAPHPCHAPACKEPPTYQDDAYDMHDYFLQYVTTSSAHPHLQEQHIVYTTGTDKRVSWPGKRAEYKHEYVQPPAAHSRDHQKWAVANTVHQYRQSQVVGSAAHPGHTHSHHGHPAHLSPGGGGGGRSPAGGPVIGSAQHLGQPLYQEYAHVRSRAHAVPPPVYVTAAPSQAPTAIQQQQVPTYQGFTPGWVPRHLVDACISSPLTLYDSSRALPPPAHHSSARPLLASHAAHPLPAHMQPTAVYGLAPLSPAKHQYQPSGLWFTE, encoded by the exons ATGCCTTTTGAGAGCCGCTGGCCCGAATCAGCGTGGAACCATACAAAGGCACAT GGAATGTGTGACATGTTCATCCAAACACAGCAGACGAGTAGCGTCAacggcagcagcagcagcagcagcagcagcagtaACAACACCGTTCACCACCACAGCAAGAAACGCAAGTTGGAGTACAACGTGAGTCAGCCGGTGATCCAACACGCATTGGTTCAATCGACCGGCGACTACCAATTAGACAATACCGGTCTGCAACAACGGTACTCCGTGAACGGTGCTAATACCGCATTTAGCTCGCTGCACAACAATAATGCGCTGCAGAAGAGTAGCCCGAACCAACAGACCCTGGTACGAGCCTCGACGATCAAGCTCTTAGACACGTACCAACGCTGTGGCCAGAAG AGAAAAACCTGGTCGAGGGAGGGTAATGGTGACGGCCTGGCAGTCCACTCCGCCAACGCGACGAACGCAGTGGGTAGTACTGTAGTGTCGCAACATCATAAtcaacagcaacagcagctgcaacaacaacagcagcagcaacaacaacaacaacacaAGCAGACAGGAATGACGGCACATAGCAAGCAAGTAACCAACGCTGCCAATGGAGGCGGTGGCAGCAACCCCCAAGGGGATGGAGATTACCAGTTGGTACAGCACGAGGTTCTCTATTCTATGACTAATCAATATGAAGTCCTCGAGTTTTTGGGCAGAGGTACTTTTGGACAG GTCGTAAAATGCTGGAAAAAGGGAACCAATGAAATAGTTGCCATCAAAATTCTGAAGAACCATCCATCTTATGCGCGCCAAGGGCAGATTGAG GTCTCCATCCTGTCTCGACTCAGTCAGGAAAATGCGGATGAGTTCAACTTTGTGCGCGCTTATGAGTGCTTTCAGCACAAATCCCATACCTGCTTGGTCTTTGAGATGTTAGAACAGAATCTGTATGATTTCCTGAAACAGAATAAATTTTCACCCCTACCCCTCAAATATATCAGACCGATTCTTCAACAAGTACTCACCGCTCTTTTGAAACTTAAG CAATTGGGGTTAATTCACGCAGACCTTAAGCCTGAAAACATTATGTTGGTGGATCCAGTTCGTCAGCCTTATCGTGTAAAAGTTATTGATTTTGGGTCAGCTTCCCATGTATCTAAAGCTGTCTGCAACACGTATTTACAATCGCGATACTACCGTGCACCTGAAATTATACTTGGACTTCCATATTGTGAAGCAATAGATATGTGGTCGCTCGGCTGTGTGGTTGCCGAATTGTTTTTAGGATGGCCTCTATACCCTGGTAGTTCAGAATACGATCAGATTCGATACATAAGTCAGACGCAAGGCCTACCAACGGAACACATGTTAAACAATGCCAGCAAAACAACAAAATTCTTTTACAGAGACATGGACA GTACATATCCATTTTGGCGATTAAAAACACCGGAAGAGCATGAGGCTGAAACTGGTATTAAATCAAAGGAAGCGAGgaagtatatttttaactGTCTAGATGATATTGGTCAAGTTAATGTCCCGACTGATTTGGAGGGTGGTCAACTTTTGGCAGAAAAAGCAGATAGAAGAGAGTTCATTGACCTCTTGAAGAGGATGCTCACAATGGACCAGGTA GAGCGCCGCATAACACCTGGGGAGGCTCTGAACCATGCCTTTGTTACGCTGGCCCATTTAGTCGATTATGCACATTGTAACAATGTTAAGGCTTCCGTCCAAATGATGGAGGTTTGCCGACGAGCTGGCGACTTCACTGCAAGTCCAGCACATCATCAAGCTCCTCCAGCACCTCAACCACCACCACCAACATCATTGGTAGCTAATTTCGTGCCGACGACAAATGGTAGTGCCGTAACTTTCACCTTCAACAACCAGTTGACCAATCAAGTACAGCGATTGGTTAGGGAACATCGGACTGCGCAAACAGGATATGATAATCTG TATCAAATATACAGTAACAGTAGTCGCCGTGCGACTCAGTACAGTAGCTCGTCAAGTGGATCAAATAGCGGACGAAGTGGAGTGCACGACTTTCCACATCAATTGGTGCCTGGTCTACTTTGTCATCCACCCAGTTATCAGACGATGCCAAGTCCTGCAAAACACGTAGTTGTTGCTCAA CCTCCACAAGCGCAACAAGGTCCGTTACAAATCCAACCATCGATTATATCGCAGCAGGCTGTTGCTGCTGCAGCTGCAGCTGCCCAACAACAGTATGCAGCAGTTCCCGTATCTATGGTGGAAACTGGACGACAAATGTTACTAACC AACGCTGTACAAACCTCTTGGCCTGGTGGAAGTCGTCAAATGGCCGCTATCGTACCATCTTGGCAGCAGTTACCACCGCAACATGCAGCCATACAGCAGCCATTACTGAGTGATGCCGGAGATTGGGGAAGGCCTCTTATTGTCGATAGCTCTGCTATTCTACAG GATCAGAGGCCAGTATTTCCTGTCACGGAAGTATACAATACCAGTGCCCTTGTTGAGCATCCTCCTCAAGGTTGGGGCAAGCGTAGTGTTACGAAACATCATCAACATCATGTAACTGTACCTCAGCAGTCTCAACATAGGCACGAGCATAAAAAGGAAACGCAGCAGTTAAGTCCAGTGAAAAAGAGGGTAAAAGAAAGTACTCCACCGAGCAACACGAGACGGCATTCACCTTCCAGCGGTCATTGGCAACAGCAACCCATGCAGCAACACCATCACAGCAGCAAACACAGCAGTAGTCATAATGTAGAACACCATCAAGTTACATCTGGTCGGCAGCAAACTATTACAATTCACGATACACCATCACCAGCAGTTTCTGTTATCACGATAAGTGATAGCGACGATGAAACACCGGGCAAGTG CTGTGGAGATCAGCAATGTGGAGCCTGTCAAAATTTGGCAACTCGCCTGTCTGGCGATGGACATCCAGTCCGCGAGGAAGTCATTCGAAG TACGCAGTCAACACCACGCGCGGTTCAACCAATACAGCAAACCCATTCAAGTAGTCAGTCGCATACTAACGGCCACGCAACAACGCATAGTACATCTCAAAGATCGcaacgaaaaaatattatcagtTGTGTAACTGTCGGTGACAGCGATGGCGAAGCTAGTCCAGGTCGAGCGCATAATCATCTATACCAACATTTACCGCAACATGCTCAGCATCAACAAACTACGCAGTTAATTAAACACGAACCCCAACAGCAACATCACGTCAGCAG CAGTTCTGGATATTCGTCTCAATCGCAAAAGAAACGTTTATTGGCCAAAGTACAGTCCGAATGCAATATGGTGAATGTTGCGACAAAACCGGAGCCCGGCGTTGAGTACCTTGCACCACATCCGTGTCACGCGCCAGCCTGTAAAGAGCCACCGACCTATCag GATGATGCCTATGACATGCATGACTACTTCTTGCAGTATGTGACCACGAGTAGCGCGCATCCTCACCTTCAAGAGCAACACATTGTGTATACGACCGGCACGGACAAGCGGGTATCATGGCCTGGAAAGAGAGCTGAATACAAACACGAGTACGTTCAACCACCGGCTGCTCATTCCAGAGACCACCAGAAATGGGCGGTAGCGAATACTGTGCATCAGTATAG GCAGAGTCAGGTGGTGGGTTCGGCAGCCCATCCGGGACATACCCACAGTCACCATGGGCATCCGGCCCACCTCAGTCCTGGGGGCGGTGGCGGGGGCAGAAGTCCTGCAGGGGGGCCTGTAATAGGAAGTGCCCAGCATCTGGGACAGCCCCTGTACCAGGAGTACGCCCATGTGCGTTCAAGAGCCCATGCCGTGCCACCCCCGGTATACGTAACGGCCGCGCCTTCTCAGGCTCCCACTGCTATCCAGCAGCAACAAGTGCCCACCTATCAGGGATTCACACCCGGGTGGGTACCTAGACACCTAGTTGATGCATGCAT CTCGTCTCCATTAACGTTGTATGATTCTAGTCGAGCGTTGCCACCACCAGCTCATCACAGCTCGGCCAGACCGTTGCTGGCAAGTCATGCAGCGCATCCACTGCCTGCACATATGCAGCCAACAGCCGTTTATGGATTGGCCCCACTTTCACCGGCAAAACATCAATATCAACCTTCTGGTTTGTGGTTCACCGAGTAA